CGGAAGAGTCCTTCTGCCGCAGAGTTGGCGTGAACCGTTGCTATCCCGCCGGGGTGACCTGTGTTCCATGCCTTGAGCAGATCCAGAGCTTCCCCTCCGCGTACTTCGCCCACGAGTATCCGGTCCGGGCGAAGTCTCATTGTCGCCCGGACCAATGTCTGGATGGAGGTGTGTTTGTTTGCCCGTAGGAAAAGTGTGTTCTGGGATTGGCTTTGTAGCTCCGCAGTATCTTCAATGATGATCAGGCGCGCGTCCGGTTCAATTTCAGAAATCGAATTGATGACTCCATTAACCAGAGTCGTTTTTCCGGAACCGGTACCGCCCACCACCACAATGTTCTTTTTCGCAGTTACGGCAGCCTTTATTGAATCCATGACTTTCAAGGTCATGATTTCATTTTCCACATAATCTTCCAGCGGGAAGACTTTGCTGGCCTTTTTGCGGATAGTGAAAGAGGCCGCCTTGACGATGGGAGGAAACAATCCTTCAAAGCGACTGCCGTCAATGGGCAGTTCTCCTTCAACTATTGGAGATTCTTTCGTGACTGTGGTTTCCAGAGAACTTGCGACAAGTGATATGATCATTCTTGTCTGGCTGG
This DNA window, taken from Marinifilum sp. JC120, encodes the following:
- the trbB gene encoding P-type conjugative transfer ATPase TrbB; this encodes MNGAMTEQDDRLIENLRHNMGAIIMTALEDPDVVEIMVNPDGKLWIEKLGEEMKEVGDIQPSQTRMIISLVASSLETTVTKESPIVEGELPIDGSRFEGLFPPIVKAASFTIRKKASKVFPLEDYVENEIMTLKVMDSIKAAVTAKKNIVVVGGTGSGKTTLVNGVINSISEIEPDARLIIIEDTAELQSQSQNTLFLRANKHTSIQTLVRATMRLRPDRILVGEVRGGEALDLLKAWNTGHPGGIATVHANSAAEGLFRIEQLISEASKSPMPHLIGSAVDFIIFICRTRIGRAVTQVATVSGYDPIKQKYMLEYIHNEKQS